One Propionispora hippei DSM 15287 genomic region harbors:
- a CDS encoding aspartate aminotransferase family protein: MDTDIVVSQTIDQYEQFVNPALARLFRFMGLNAVEWEAQGYRITDSNGKEYIDCLGGYGVFSLGHRHPRVVAAVKRQLDKMPLSGKVLFNKEMADLAALLAAITPGDLQFSFFGNSGAEAVEGALKLARLHTGRVKVVSTVNAFHGKTFGALSATGRAVFCEPFRPLLEGFVHVPYGDVAAMEQAVDKATAAVIVEPVQGEGGIIVPSPDYLRAIRALCDAHQAVMICDEVQTGLGRTGKMFAVDHAGVVPDILTLAKALGGGVMPIGAFIARPPFWEKLIASPFLHTSTFGGNPLACVAGQETIRVLQEEGLAERAAEAGTYFLRRLTDLQHQYPTVIKEVRGIGLMLGLELAQEGLGGVVMAELISRGILVAYTLNNPKVIRLEPPLNLPLAVIDQVIEALAAALTAAVDLLDEL; the protein is encoded by the coding sequence ATGGATACTGATATTGTGGTCAGTCAAACTATCGATCAGTACGAGCAATTTGTTAATCCGGCTTTGGCCAGGCTGTTTCGTTTTATGGGGCTGAATGCTGTGGAATGGGAAGCGCAAGGCTATCGTATAACCGATAGCAACGGTAAAGAATATATTGATTGTCTTGGCGGCTACGGGGTGTTCAGTTTGGGGCACCGCCATCCACGGGTAGTGGCTGCCGTGAAACGTCAACTGGACAAAATGCCTTTGTCAGGCAAGGTGCTGTTCAATAAAGAGATGGCCGACCTGGCTGCTTTGTTGGCCGCCATTACGCCGGGAGATCTGCAGTTTAGCTTTTTTGGCAACAGCGGTGCCGAGGCCGTGGAAGGAGCTTTGAAGCTGGCGCGGCTGCATACGGGACGAGTCAAGGTAGTATCAACGGTTAACGCCTTTCATGGCAAGACCTTCGGTGCTTTAAGCGCCACCGGGCGGGCAGTTTTCTGCGAGCCTTTTCGTCCGTTGCTGGAAGGCTTTGTACATGTGCCTTATGGTGATGTGGCTGCGATGGAGCAGGCGGTAGACAAGGCGACGGCGGCTGTGATTGTCGAACCTGTTCAGGGAGAAGGCGGGATTATCGTACCGTCGCCCGATTATCTGCGCGCCATCCGGGCTTTATGTGATGCTCACCAGGCCGTGATGATTTGTGATGAGGTGCAGACCGGGCTGGGCCGGACGGGCAAAATGTTTGCAGTGGACCATGCCGGTGTTGTACCGGATATTCTGACACTGGCCAAAGCCTTGGGTGGAGGGGTGATGCCCATCGGAGCGTTTATTGCCAGGCCGCCGTTTTGGGAAAAACTGATTGCCAGTCCTTTTTTGCATACGTCCACCTTTGGCGGTAATCCGCTGGCCTGCGTTGCCGGACAAGAGACCATCCGGGTATTGCAGGAAGAAGGGCTGGCTGAACGGGCGGCGGAGGCAGGAACATATTTTCTTCGCCGACTGACTGATTTGCAACACCAGTATCCTACCGTCATTAAGGAGGTCCGGGGTATCGGACTTATGCTTGGTCTGGAACTGGCCCAGGAGGGGTTGGGCGGGGTGGTCATGGCGGAATTGATTTCCCGGGGAATTTTGGTTGCCTATACCCTTAACAACCCGAAGGTCATCCGTCTGGAGCCGCCGTTGAACCTGCCGCTGGCGGTGATTGACCAGGTAATTGAAGCGCTTGCGGCAGCATTGACTGCCGCTGTGGATTTGTTAGATGAACTTTAG
- a CDS encoding type II toxin-antitoxin system RatA family toxin translates to MPYVEVSLPVQCEPVVAYPFIKDMEKYPEFMPDLLSVTVVERTAGSTVSDWVSNVDGRIIKWRELDLFDDADMHIVYKQLAGDLKKFEGEWRLLPLANGTEIRLTVDFDFGIPMIAGLLNPILKKKVRDNSMNMLRCIKEKIENNV, encoded by the coding sequence ATGCCTTATGTCGAAGTTTCTTTGCCGGTTCAGTGTGAACCGGTCGTGGCGTATCCTTTTATTAAGGATATGGAAAAGTATCCCGAATTCATGCCCGATCTGCTCAGTGTTACGGTGGTGGAGCGCACGGCCGGCAGTACCGTCAGTGATTGGGTGTCCAATGTGGACGGGCGTATCATCAAGTGGCGCGAATTGGATCTTTTTGACGATGCTGACATGCATATTGTCTATAAACAACTTGCGGGGGATTTGAAAAAGTTTGAAGGCGAATGGCGGCTGTTGCCGCTGGCGAATGGAACTGAGATCAGATTAACGGTTGATTTTGATTTTGGCATTCCCATGATAGCCGGACTCTTAAATCCCATTTTGAAAAAGAAAGTCCGTGACAACAGTATGAATATGTTGCGCTGCATTAAGGAAAAAATAGAAAACAACGTATAA
- a CDS encoding zinc metalloprotease HtpX, producing MNNVRTTVLLAGLTGLLLAIGSLCGGSEGMTVMFVISMVINFVTYWFSDRIVLGMYGAQEVTAKESPDLIRIVAALAQKAKLPMPKVYIIQTDAPNAFATGRKPRQAAIAVTTGMLKVVDPVELEGVIAHELAHIRNRDTLVSSIVASLAGMITAIAHIAQWAVFWGAGRNGEEGSLLGRAMEGLILIILTPLAATLLQLGVSRSREYLADETGAAIAGNPLALARALEKLEYHAASKLMPEATPSTSHMFIVSPFSSGSRGLLANLFSTHPSTKDRIARLQELAKRM from the coding sequence ATGAACAACGTCAGGACAACCGTTCTGCTTGCCGGTTTAACAGGGCTGCTGCTGGCGATAGGAAGCTTGTGCGGCGGCAGTGAGGGCATGACGGTTATGTTTGTCATATCCATGGTTATCAATTTTGTTACGTATTGGTTCAGTGACCGAATTGTGCTCGGCATGTATGGAGCGCAGGAGGTTACCGCCAAAGAATCTCCTGATTTAATCCGCATAGTTGCCGCACTGGCTCAAAAGGCCAAACTGCCTATGCCGAAAGTATATATTATCCAAACCGATGCGCCCAATGCCTTCGCTACCGGACGCAAGCCGCGCCAGGCGGCAATTGCCGTCACCACAGGAATGCTGAAAGTGGTGGACCCGGTGGAATTGGAAGGGGTCATTGCTCATGAATTGGCCCATATCAGGAACCGGGATACTTTGGTCAGTTCGATCGTTGCCAGTTTGGCCGGCATGATCACTGCTATTGCTCATATTGCTCAATGGGCGGTTTTTTGGGGAGCCGGGCGCAATGGTGAAGAAGGCAGTCTGCTTGGCCGGGCCATGGAAGGCCTGATTCTCATTATATTAACACCATTAGCCGCTACTTTACTGCAGCTTGGTGTTTCGCGGTCGCGGGAATATCTGGCTGACGAAACCGGTGCCGCCATAGCGGGAAATCCGCTGGCGCTGGCCCGGGCACTGGAAAAGCTGGAATATCATGCCGCCAGCAAGCTTATGCCGGAGGCGACGCCTTCGACCTCTCATATGTTTATTGTCAGTCCTTTCAGTTCCGGTTCCCGAGGATTGCTAGCCAATCTATTCAGTACTCATCCAAGTACAAAAGATCGGATAGCACGGCTCCAAGAACTGGCTAAGCGCATGTAA
- a CDS encoding M42 family metallopeptidase, translated as MNTETLTWLKQLAEVSGVSGFEGRVKKLLADRLKDCSEISHDKIGSIIFKQQGTAGAPKIMLASHMDEIGFMIKHITKEGFLKFTTLGGWWEQVMLGQRVTVLTSKGDLPGVIGSKPPHILTPEERKKIVPKKDMYIDIGAADEEEARRLGVRPGDAVVPYSEFTVMANPQFLLAKAWDNRVGCAIMSDVLLALQRESHPNTVYGVGTVQEEVGLRGAKTSSGVIDPDLALAIDTCVAGDTPGVTSDQASSKLGKGVAISIYDASMIPHTKLRDFVIETAEQNQIPYQLEFTEGGGTDAGRIHIHGQGVPSLVLSIPTRYLHSHNSVIHSGDYEAAVRLLVAVLTRLDETQYKKMVM; from the coding sequence TTGAATACCGAAACATTAACCTGGTTAAAACAGCTTGCCGAGGTGTCCGGTGTTTCCGGCTTTGAGGGACGGGTAAAAAAATTGCTGGCAGACCGCCTGAAGGATTGTAGTGAAATATCGCATGACAAAATCGGCAGCATTATCTTCAAACAGCAGGGAACAGCCGGTGCGCCCAAGATTATGCTGGCCAGCCATATGGATGAAATCGGATTTATGATCAAACATATTACCAAAGAAGGTTTCTTGAAGTTTACCACACTGGGTGGCTGGTGGGAGCAGGTCATGCTGGGACAGCGGGTTACCGTGCTGACGTCTAAAGGCGATCTGCCCGGTGTGATTGGCAGTAAACCGCCTCATATATTGACGCCGGAAGAAAGAAAAAAGATCGTGCCGAAAAAAGATATGTATATTGATATCGGCGCGGCTGATGAAGAAGAGGCCAGACGACTGGGTGTCCGTCCCGGCGACGCCGTTGTGCCTTACAGCGAATTTACCGTCATGGCCAATCCTCAGTTCTTGCTGGCCAAGGCCTGGGATAACCGGGTAGGGTGTGCCATTATGAGTGATGTTTTGCTGGCCTTGCAGCGTGAATCGCATCCGAATACGGTGTACGGTGTCGGTACGGTGCAGGAGGAAGTGGGGCTGCGAGGCGCCAAGACAAGTTCAGGTGTCATTGATCCCGATCTTGCTTTGGCAATTGACACCTGTGTGGCGGGCGATACGCCGGGCGTAACCAGTGACCAGGCCTCCAGTAAGCTGGGCAAGGGAGTGGCTATCAGCATTTATGATGCCAGTATGATTCCTCATACTAAGCTGCGGGATTTTGTTATTGAAACGGCTGAACAAAATCAGATTCCCTACCAGCTTGAATTTACTGAAGGAGGCGGGACCGATGCCGGACGGATCCATATCCACGGTCAGGGTGTTCCCAGTCTCGTGTTGAGCATACCCACCCGCTACCTTCACAGCCATAACAGCGTGATTCACAGCGGAGATTACGAAGCGGCAGTGCGTCTGCTGGTGGCTGTGCTAACGCGGCTGGATGAAACACAGTATAAGAAAATGGTGATGTGA
- a CDS encoding gamma carbonic anhydrase family protein — protein MRQKALIAYQGRSPQVPDNVFVAPGAYIIGDVTLGEYANIWYNTVLRGDIHPIKIGRYTNIQDNSTVHVMHDFPAVIGDFVTVGHNAVIHGCTVGDNCLIGMGAILLSYCEIGENCIIGAGALVTEHKKIPPNSLVMGSPGRVVRTLTEEEIAAIHQSALNYTQEAQKYL, from the coding sequence TTGAGGCAGAAAGCGTTAATCGCTTATCAGGGCCGGTCCCCGCAGGTGCCTGATAATGTGTTTGTTGCACCGGGAGCCTATATAATCGGTGATGTAACTCTTGGCGAATATGCGAATATTTGGTATAATACTGTTCTCCGCGGTGATATTCATCCCATCAAAATTGGCCGCTATACCAACATTCAGGATAACTCTACCGTTCATGTCATGCACGATTTCCCTGCCGTGATCGGTGATTTTGTGACCGTCGGGCATAATGCGGTCATCCATGGCTGTACGGTCGGTGACAATTGTTTGATCGGCATGGGCGCTATCCTGCTAAGCTACTGTGAAATTGGCGAGAACTGTATCATCGGAGCCGGTGCTTTGGTTACCGAGCATAAGAAAATTCCACCTAACTCTTTGGTAATGGGTTCACCTGGCCGGGTGGTGCGTACTCTGACAGAAGAAGAGATTGCCGCCATTCACCAGTCTGCGCTTAATTATACGCAAGAAGCACAAAAATATTTGTAG
- the ndk gene encoding nucleoside-diphosphate kinase produces MLENTLVLLKPDAVKRSISGEIIARFERRGLTVAAMKLMQVSQEQAKKHYDEHREKPFFGELVDFITSSPVVAMVIRGESAVKMVRSMMGATNPLDSAPGTIRGDYATEMSKNVIHGSDSPASAEREMNIFFTKDEIF; encoded by the coding sequence ATGCTAGAAAATACGTTGGTCTTATTAAAACCTGATGCAGTTAAACGTTCCATCAGCGGTGAAATTATCGCCCGCTTTGAACGGCGGGGACTTACCGTTGCCGCCATGAAATTGATGCAAGTTTCCCAGGAACAGGCAAAGAAGCATTATGATGAACACCGGGAAAAGCCCTTTTTCGGTGAATTAGTTGATTTTATCACCTCCAGCCCTGTCGTAGCGATGGTCATTCGGGGTGAAAGCGCTGTAAAGATGGTCCGTTCCATGATGGGAGCCACCAATCCTTTAGATTCGGCGCCGGGAACCATCCGGGGCGACTATGCAACCGAAATGTCCAAAAATGTCATTCATGGCTCGGACAGCCCGGCAAGCGCCGAACGGGAAATGAATATCTTCTTCACGAAGGATGAAATTTTTTAG
- a CDS encoding cob(I)yrinic acid a,c-diamide adenosyltransferase, whose translation MKVYTKTGDQGKTGLLTGERVDKDSLRVEAYGSVDEITSALGLARATCRNRQVCETVYELQKLLMLVMADLASTGETAYITAEKIARLEEIIDRFDGQLPPLTHFIIPGGTTGAAALDLARTTTRRAERNVLRLAKEEAVNTSLAIVLNRLSDLCFVLARAEAELPG comes from the coding sequence GTGAAGGTGTATACGAAAACTGGCGACCAGGGAAAGACCGGCCTTTTGACTGGAGAAAGGGTCGATAAAGACAGTCTGCGGGTCGAGGCTTACGGTTCGGTGGATGAAATCACTTCAGCCCTAGGACTTGCCAGGGCTACTTGCCGGAACCGGCAGGTATGTGAAACCGTTTATGAACTGCAAAAGCTGCTGATGCTGGTCATGGCCGATCTGGCAAGTACCGGAGAGACTGCCTATATTACAGCGGAGAAGATAGCTCGTTTGGAAGAAATCATTGACCGGTTTGACGGGCAGTTGCCGCCGCTCACTCATTTCATCATTCCCGGCGGTACAACAGGTGCTGCCGCGTTGGACCTGGCCCGCACGACCACCCGCCGGGCCGAACGGAATGTGTTGCGTCTGGCCAAGGAAGAGGCGGTGAATACGTCGTTGGCTATTGTCCTAAACCGTCTGTCCGACTTATGCTTTGTTCTTGCAAGGGCGGAAGCAGAGCTGCCTGGTTAA
- the fusA gene encoding elongation factor G, with product MKDYKGDRIRNVGVVAHGGAGKTSLVEAFLFDSGAVTRLGRVDDGTTATDFEPEEMKRKVTISAALAPCEWKEHKLNFVDTPGYADFVSEVKGSLRAVDSVLMVVCAVSGVEVETEKVWQYAQDLNKPSLLFVNKMDRENADFFAVLEQIRASFGNRAVPVQIPIGSQETFRGVVDLLTMKAFFSANPAGTQVREEVVPEEVMEQALQARQQLIECAAEADDELLERYLEGEELSAEEIRKGLLLGIARAEIFPVLCGSAYKNIAVQPLLDAIVDYLPAATTAVAEGYHPVTREAVTRNSQDPFSAIVFKTTADPFVGRLTYIRVFSGALKPDSAVYNASKGKTERIGNVFTLRGKHQEVVGAIGAGDIGVVAKLQDTATGDTLCDKDNPVVFLPIEYPQPMFSMRLEAKNRNDEDKIGGALARLLDEDPTLSVKKATDPVQLVVSGIGELHIDIMVERLKRKFGVDVVLQPPKIPYRETIRNSVKIEGKHKKQSGGHGQYGHVWLQIEPLAPGTGFEFHDSIFGGAVPRQYIPAVEKGVREALQGGVLAGYPLVDVKVTLTDGSYHTVDSSEMAFKIASSLALRKGVLQAKPVLLEPVYNLEVEIPETDMGDIIGDINSKRGRILGMENIGKGLGIVRAQVPLAEVFRYALDLRSLTQGRGSFTMKFSHYEELPQRIAEQVISSSKKDKLAEEG from the coding sequence ATGAAGGATTATAAAGGCGACAGAATACGAAATGTAGGAGTTGTGGCTCATGGCGGTGCCGGCAAAACATCTCTGGTAGAGGCCTTTCTGTTTGACAGCGGCGCGGTAACCCGGCTGGGAAGGGTAGACGACGGTACAACGGCGACAGACTTTGAACCGGAGGAAATGAAGCGCAAGGTGACGATCAGTGCGGCGTTGGCGCCCTGTGAATGGAAAGAACACAAACTCAATTTTGTCGATACGCCCGGCTATGCCGATTTTGTATCGGAGGTTAAAGGTTCTTTACGGGCTGTCGACAGCGTTCTAATGGTGGTATGCGCCGTATCGGGCGTGGAAGTGGAAACCGAAAAGGTTTGGCAGTATGCCCAGGATTTGAATAAGCCTTCCTTGCTGTTTGTCAACAAGATGGACCGGGAAAACGCTGATTTCTTTGCTGTTTTGGAGCAAATTCGCGCTTCCTTTGGTAACCGGGCGGTACCTGTGCAGATTCCGATAGGCTCACAGGAGACCTTTCGCGGTGTTGTTGACCTGCTGACAATGAAAGCTTTTTTTTCGGCCAATCCGGCGGGAACGCAGGTACGGGAAGAAGTTGTGCCGGAAGAGGTCATGGAGCAGGCTCTGCAGGCCCGGCAGCAGCTTATTGAGTGTGCGGCGGAGGCTGACGATGAACTGCTGGAACGGTATCTGGAAGGGGAGGAACTAAGTGCGGAAGAAATCAGAAAGGGGCTGCTGCTGGGGATAGCCCGGGCGGAAATTTTCCCTGTTTTATGTGGTTCTGCTTATAAAAATATCGCTGTACAGCCATTGCTTGACGCCATTGTGGACTATCTGCCGGCGGCGACAACCGCGGTGGCTGAAGGATATCATCCTGTCACCAGAGAGGCTGTGACGCGAAATAGTCAGGATCCCTTTTCGGCTATTGTATTCAAAACGACGGCAGATCCGTTTGTCGGCCGTTTGACCTATATCCGGGTATTTTCCGGTGCCCTCAAACCGGACAGTGCCGTATACAATGCTTCGAAAGGAAAAACCGAGCGTATTGGTAATGTTTTTACTCTTCGCGGCAAACACCAGGAGGTAGTGGGGGCTATCGGCGCGGGCGATATTGGGGTGGTTGCCAAGCTGCAGGATACCGCGACCGGTGATACCCTGTGCGATAAGGACAATCCGGTAGTATTCCTGCCGATTGAGTATCCTCAGCCGATGTTTTCCATGCGTTTAGAGGCTAAAAACCGTAATGATGAGGACAAAATCGGCGGTGCGCTGGCCCGGTTGCTGGATGAAGACCCAACGCTCAGCGTGAAGAAGGCCACCGATCCGGTGCAACTGGTGGTCAGCGGAATCGGCGAGCTGCATATTGATATTATGGTGGAACGGCTGAAGCGGAAATTCGGTGTGGATGTAGTACTGCAGCCGCCCAAAATTCCTTACCGGGAAACCATCCGGAATTCGGTGAAAATCGAAGGAAAGCATAAAAAACAGAGCGGTGGCCACGGACAGTACGGACATGTCTGGCTTCAGATCGAGCCGCTGGCGCCGGGGACCGGTTTTGAATTTCACGATTCCATTTTTGGCGGTGCCGTGCCGCGCCAATATATACCGGCGGTGGAAAAAGGCGTCAGGGAAGCTTTGCAGGGCGGTGTTCTGGCTGGTTATCCTCTTGTGGACGTAAAAGTGACTCTGACTGACGGTTCCTATCATACGGTGGATTCGTCGGAAATGGCTTTTAAGATTGCCAGTAGCCTGGCCTTGCGCAAAGGAGTGCTCCAGGCCAAACCGGTACTGTTGGAACCGGTCTACAATCTGGAAGTGGAAATACCGGAAACTGATATGGGCGATATTATTGGTGATATTAACAGCAAGCGCGGCCGGATACTTGGAATGGAAAACATCGGAAAGGGTCTCGGCATCGTCCGGGCCCAGGTTCCGCTGGCCGAAGTCTTTCGTTATGCGCTGGATCTGCGGTCACTGACACAAGGGCGAGGCAGTTTTACCATGAAGTTCTCTCATTATGAAGAACTGCCGCAGCGCATTGCCGAACAGGTGATCAGCTCCAGTAAAAAAGACAAGTTGGCGGAAGAAGGTTAA
- a CDS encoding GlsB/YeaQ/YmgE family stress response membrane protein: MIWFLVIGLVSGWLAGMIAKGGGFGIWGDLVTGVIGSFIGGFLFNLLGISTYGTIGSIISSTVGAIVLLWVIRMFSHVAPAAQKKE; the protein is encoded by the coding sequence ATGATTTGGTTTTTAGTAATTGGTCTGGTATCCGGCTGGCTGGCCGGAATGATCGCCAAAGGCGGCGGTTTCGGTATCTGGGGCGATCTGGTGACCGGTGTGATTGGTTCTTTTATTGGCGGCTTTTTATTTAATCTTTTGGGAATCAGCACTTATGGCACCATTGGGTCCATCATATCCAGTACGGTTGGGGCCATTGTGCTTTTATGGGTGATCCGCATGTTTTCCCATGTTGCGCCGGCCGCTCAGAAAAAAGAGTAG
- the rpoZ gene encoding DNA-directed RNA polymerase subunit omega, which produces MDYPVLEDLLEKVDCKYTLVVLAAKRARELREGKTCLVNPKSSKIVTIALEEIAQGKISYQRHKVGIK; this is translated from the coding sequence ATGGATTATCCTGTACTAGAAGACTTGTTAGAAAAAGTGGATTGTAAGTATACTCTGGTTGTACTTGCTGCCAAGCGGGCAAGAGAATTGAGAGAGGGTAAAACCTGCTTAGTCAATCCTAAGTCTTCAAAAATAGTTACAATTGCTCTGGAGGAAATTGCACAGGGGAAAATATCGTACCAACGGCATAAGGTGGGCATAAAATAG
- a CDS encoding C40 family peptidase translates to MKKSGKIIVCCWFVCLMVLAVMPAALAQVALKQGSSGNEVFMLQTRLREIGYYQDEADGAFGSGTRSAVINFQLDCGLAADGVVGAQTWQALRDYRVNDTSRGQVDRRLGQRIAVYAQNFYGVPYVWAGRSPSGFDCSGFISYVFAQNGVSLPRMADEQYNVGMWVNRADLQPGDLVFFSTYEAGASHVGIYIGNGQFVHASSGAGQVVSTSLYSQYYQARYLGARRVA, encoded by the coding sequence ATGAAAAAGAGCGGAAAAATCATTGTTTGTTGCTGGTTTGTTTGCCTGATGGTTTTAGCTGTCATGCCGGCAGCGCTGGCGCAGGTTGCTCTTAAACAAGGTTCGTCCGGCAACGAGGTCTTTATGCTGCAAACAAGGCTAAGGGAAATCGGGTACTACCAAGACGAAGCGGATGGGGCTTTTGGTTCCGGTACCCGCAGTGCGGTAATTAACTTTCAATTGGATTGCGGCCTGGCTGCCGATGGTGTGGTCGGGGCACAAACCTGGCAGGCTTTACGGGATTATCGGGTAAATGATACCAGCCGCGGACAGGTGGACCGGCGCTTAGGGCAACGGATTGCTGTGTATGCCCAGAACTTTTACGGTGTGCCCTATGTCTGGGCCGGTCGTTCGCCGTCGGGGTTTGATTGTTCAGGATTTATTTCCTATGTATTTGCTCAGAACGGAGTTTCATTGCCAAGGATGGCAGATGAGCAGTACAATGTGGGGATGTGGGTAAATCGGGCCGATTTGCAGCCCGGCGATTTGGTCTTTTTTTCTACCTATGAAGCCGGAGCTTCCCATGTAGGCATCTATATCGGCAACGGGCAATTTGTCCATGCCAGTTCCGGTGCAGGACAGGTGGTCAGTACCTCCCTGTACAGCCAGTATTATCAAGCCCGATATTTGGGTGCCCGCCGTGTTGCATAA
- a CDS encoding GntR family transcriptional regulator → MQKVDKTSPVPLYYQLKNILVELIENEELQPDDPIPPERELCEYHGVSRMTVNKAVVSLVNQGVLYREQGKGTFVAPHKGKYTLSGLFGFTEDMERRGLTVRTTLISFEKKEATKKILETLKLEDHQPVFEITRLRYVEEEPYALETAYIPVYLCETLTADMLQDHSLYGLLTGEFGLQIEHAYQTIEPVLMNDYESNMLDVKKNKLALLFSRRTYVKGNIPMEMTKAIYRSDRYKFEVTLQR, encoded by the coding sequence ATGCAGAAAGTAGATAAGACTTCACCTGTCCCGTTGTACTACCAATTGAAAAATATTTTGGTCGAATTAATTGAAAATGAGGAACTGCAGCCCGATGATCCCATACCGCCTGAACGGGAATTGTGCGAATATCATGGGGTCAGCCGTATGACAGTGAACAAGGCGGTTGTCAGCCTGGTCAATCAGGGTGTTTTATACAGGGAACAGGGGAAAGGAACCTTCGTGGCGCCTCATAAAGGAAAGTATACGCTTTCCGGCTTGTTTGGCTTTACCGAGGATATGGAACGACGGGGACTAACTGTGCGCACCACACTTATTTCTTTTGAAAAGAAGGAAGCGACGAAAAAGATTCTGGAAACTCTAAAACTGGAAGATCACCAGCCGGTTTTTGAAATCACCCGGCTGCGGTATGTAGAGGAAGAACCTTATGCGCTGGAAACGGCCTATATTCCGGTGTATCTGTGTGAGACGTTAACGGCCGACATGCTTCAGGATCATTCCCTGTATGGCTTGTTGACCGGTGAGTTCGGTCTGCAGATTGAACATGCTTACCAGACTATCGAACCGGTGTTGATGAACGATTATGAGAGCAACATGCTGGATGTGAAAAAAAATAAACTGGCGTTGCTCTTTTCCCGGAGGACCTATGTCAAAGGTAATATTCCGATGGAAATGACCAAAGCCATTTACCGGAGTGACCGGTACAAGTTTGAGGTCACCTTACAGCGTTAG
- the nagE gene encoding N-acetylglucosamine-specific PTS transporter subunit IIBC: MSNWFGSVQKIGKALMLPVAVLPAAALLLRFGAPDVLNIPFIMKAGGAIFDHLALLFAIGIAVGYSHDNGGASGLAGAVGYFVLTEGLKAINPDLDMKVLAGIITGLVAGLIYNRYYNIKLPDYLGFFGGRRFVPIATAAAAVVLAGLFGVIWAPIQAAIHSIGEWIIGAGALGVFIFGFFNRLLIPVGCHHILNSFIWFVFGNYTDSTGKVVTGDLNRFFAGDPTAGNFMAGFYIIFMFALPAVAFAMYTTAKPENRAKVGGMLFSVAFTSFLTGITEPIEFMFMFLAPALYFFHAVLTGLALAVSYSFGILHGFGFSAGLIDYLLSWKLATNAGMIIPLGLAFAAIYYVTFVWAIRRYDLPTPGRYEDELENTATANINISDFSVKMLEILGGKENVATLDSCITRLRMNMKDAGMIDEDKLKALGVRGVIRRGDSVQVVVGTQAELIAEELKKLIK; this comes from the coding sequence ATGAGTAATTGGTTTGGAAGTGTGCAGAAGATAGGTAAAGCCTTGATGCTGCCAGTGGCAGTGTTACCGGCTGCGGCCCTATTGCTGCGGTTTGGAGCGCCGGATGTGTTGAACATCCCGTTCATTATGAAGGCAGGCGGTGCCATCTTTGACCATTTGGCATTACTGTTTGCCATTGGTATTGCCGTTGGGTATTCTCATGACAACGGCGGAGCATCCGGGCTGGCCGGTGCTGTCGGGTATTTTGTACTGACCGAAGGGTTAAAGGCGATTAATCCCGATCTGGATATGAAGGTGCTGGCAGGGATTATCACTGGTTTGGTTGCCGGCCTGATCTACAATCGATATTATAATATTAAACTTCCTGATTATTTAGGTTTCTTTGGTGGACGGCGGTTTGTACCCATTGCCACCGCAGCGGCCGCCGTTGTATTGGCCGGATTGTTTGGCGTGATCTGGGCGCCGATTCAGGCAGCCATCCATTCCATTGGCGAATGGATTATCGGGGCCGGTGCTCTTGGGGTATTCATTTTTGGCTTCTTTAACCGTTTATTGATCCCTGTTGGATGTCATCATATTCTCAATAGCTTTATCTGGTTTGTTTTTGGCAATTATACTGATAGCACAGGAAAAGTGGTTACTGGGGATTTGAACCGGTTCTTTGCCGGTGATCCGACGGCGGGCAATTTCATGGCCGGTTTTTATATCATCTTTATGTTTGCCTTACCGGCGGTAGCCTTTGCCATGTATACAACAGCTAAACCGGAAAACCGGGCTAAAGTGGGCGGCATGCTGTTTTCCGTAGCCTTTACATCCTTCCTGACAGGTATTACCGAACCGATTGAATTTATGTTTATGTTTTTAGCTCCGGCGTTGTATTTCTTCCATGCCGTATTAACCGGTCTGGCTTTGGCGGTATCCTATTCCTTCGGGATTCTTCACGGGTTCGGTTTCTCGGCCGGGTTAATTGACTATTTGCTGAGCTGGAAGCTGGCTACCAATGCCGGTATGATTATTCCGTTAGGTCTGGCTTTTGCCGCTATCTATTATGTAACCTTCGTTTGGGCCATTCGCCGTTACGACCTGCCGACACCCGGACGATATGAGGATGAACTGGAAAATACGGCAACTGCGAATATCAATATCAGCGATTTCTCCGTTAAGATGCTGGAAATACTTGGTGGTAAAGAAAACGTGGCTACACTGGATTCCTGCATTACCCGACTGCGGATGAATATGAAAGATGCAGGTATGATTGATGAGGATAAATTAAAGGCTTTAGGTGTCCGCGGCGTTATCAGAAGAGGCGACAGTGTGCAGGTGGTTGTGGGTACACAGGCCGAACTGATTGCGGAAGAATTGAAAAAGTTAATTAAGTAA